A genomic region of Rhipicephalus sanguineus isolate Rsan-2018 chromosome 3, BIME_Rsan_1.4, whole genome shotgun sequence contains the following coding sequences:
- the LOC119387296 gene encoding dmX-like protein 1, translated as MNLHQVLTGAVNAGDHCYSVGSVEGVPFTVYGAGCNIVILARNFERVQIIPGVCHGNVQVSCIDCSTDIGKIAAAYGKQVAIFEPSPLLQQTSSHKLDYKWIQTATIQMDYSVSVLSWNLEGTRLLTGGEWIQMWKCTMRPEINAKSGDDTAKAGQPQSASHSGVSFQLGSDEVAPSLPDEDTSWDCIWHCRTSQPVSFLRFSPDGTLFASAGKCDRLVKIWHNSQHKVSDPGGNARVSAQQMDRGCTFGFVYAAHPRAVTGLSWRKTSKFMPRGSVANMLVTSCRDNICRLWVQTLLPEDGLINVQQIEALANQTPRLQTQRHRQRILQKLRHMKSLNEYQRRQAAQSGKEARETIPSLPSTYSVHDFHSFGLQGSGVAPGLHFHLAASINAETDIPLVPSMSGAASGGQEPNFVLHWLNNKEMSFSSATEQLIQELSLKALQARREHQRQQLAAQRKAAEEADAEENQEDSNEPEDPEAAGATKTSWQGRSGLKSLRLGSVTTTTAAAEDAVPGSQSAKAFSPASSSASLATEASGKNVEQSLGNALDHKIESLLREWHQSPDLLFSIHPVDGSFLVWLVDWLDECSPGSFRQALVSFSSRIPAAIPLGDAATLSHHLALYLPTAGLDLRTVLSGLGAWALPSPLTPVAPVTLVVPPQQGSAQPSSAQQGSAQQADENEDAEDKLRPFCCQAAPHTECVHAVQAQQWLTQPVAPYIQRRVPLHPRAQYWPCSEGVGTPVQDK; from the exons ATGAACCTTCACCAAGTGCTCACCGGAGCAGTTAATGCTGGAGACCACTGCTACTCTGTCGGCAGCGTCGAAGGCGTTCCCTTCACA GTCTACGGCGCAGGATGTAACATTGTGATATTGGCACGAAACTTCGAGAGAGTGCAGATCATACCTGGTGTCTGTCATGGGAACGTGCAAGTTTCCTGCATAGACTGCTCAACTGATATTGGGAAG ATTGCAGCTGCATATGGAAAGCAAGTAGCTATATTTGAACCGTCACCACTTCTTCAACAAACATCATCTCAC AAATTGGACTACAAATGGATTCAGACAGCCACAATACAAATGGACTACTCTGTATCTGTGCTTTCTTGGAATTTAGAAG GCACTCGGCTACTGACCGGTGGCGAGTGGATACAGATGTGGAAATGCACCATGAGACCAGAAATCAATGCCAAGTCTGGGGACGACACTGCCAAGGCAGGCCAGCCGCAATCGGCCAGCCATTCTGGTGTCTCCTTCCAATTAGGAAGCGACGAGGTGGCTCCTTCGCTCCCTGACGAGGATACTTCGTGGGACTGCATATGGCACTGCAG GACATCCCAACCCGTCAGCTTCCTACGTTTCTCACCAGACGGCACACTGTTCGCATCTGCAGGAAAATGTGACCGTTTAGTGAAAATTTGGCATAACAGTCAGCATAAAG TGTCTGACCCTGGTGGGAATGCCAGAGTGTCTGCACAGCAAATGGATCGTGGCTGTACCTTTGGCTTTGTATATGCGGCCCACCCACGAGCCGTGACAGGACTATCGTGGCGCAAGACCAGCAAGTTTATGCCCCG AGGTTCAGTTGCAAACATGCTGGTCACGTCATGTCGAGACAACATCTGCCGGCTCTGGGTTCAGACCTTGCTTCCCGAGGATGGGCTGATCAATGTGCAGCAGATCGAAGCACTTGCCAATCAGACACCACGACTGCAGACTCAGCGCCACCGCCAACGCATCCTCCAAAAGCTTCGGCACATGAA ATCCCTGAATGAATACCAAAGGCGGCAGGCAGCGCAAAGTGGAAAGGAAGCTCGGGAGACGATCCCCTCACTTCCCAGCACATACAGCGTGCACGACTTTCATAGCTTTGGACTCCAAGGCTCTGGCGTGGCACCAGGCCTCCATTTTCATCTGGCAGCCAGCATCAATGCGGAGACTG ACATCCCGCTGGTGCCAAGCATGAGTGGAGCTGCATCAGGAGGCCAGGAGCCCAACTTTGTGCTTCACTGGCTCAACAACAAGGAGATGTCGTTCAGCAGTGCCACAGAGCAACTGATCCAGGAGCTGAGCCTGAAGGCCCTGCAGGCACGGCGGGAGCACCAGCGTCAGCAGCTGGCGGCACAACGCAAGGCTGCCGAAGAGGCAGATGCCGAAGAAAACCAGGAAGACAGCAATGAGCCAGAGGATCCTGAGGCAGCCGGTG CCACCAAAACCAGCTGGCAAGGTAGATCAGGGCTGAAGTCACTGAGGCTCGGAAGCGTGACAACCACGACAGCAGCAGCCGAGGATGCAGTGCCAGGTTCCCAGTCTGCCAAGGCCTTCTCGCCAGCATCGTCCTCGGCATCTTTAGCCACTGAGGCATCTGGCAAGAACGTAGAG CAATCGCTGGGAAATGCCCTGGACCACAAGATCGAGTCACTTTTGCGCGAGTGGCACCAGAGCCCCGACCTGCTGTTCAGCATTCATCCAGTCGATGGGAGCTTCCTTGTTTG GCTGGTTGACTGGCTGGATGAGTGCAGTCCCGGGTCGTTTCGCCAGGCCCTGGTGAGCTTCTCGTCGCGCATTCCGGCTGCCATTCCTCTGGGGGATGCAGCCACACTGTCGCACCACCTGGCCCTCTACCTGCCGACGGCTGGTCTTGACCTGCGCACCGTCCTGTCTGGGCTGGGAGCATGGGCCCTGCCTAGCCCCCTCACACCCGTTGCCCCTGTCACCTTGGTGGTTCCACCCCAGCAAGGGTCTGCGCAACCTTCTTCCGCACAACAGGGATCTGCGCAGCAG GCCGATGAAAACGAAGATGCAGAAGACAAGCTGCGCCCCTTTTGCTGCCAAGCTGCCCCCCACACCGAGTGTGTGCATGCTGTCCAAGCACAACAATGGCTCACTCAACCTGTGGCACCTTACATTCAGCGAAGAGTCCCACTTCACCCAC GTGCTCAGTATTGGCCATGCAGCGAGGGTGTCGGGACACCGGTTCAGGATAAATGA